In Phragmites australis chromosome 16, lpPhrAust1.1, whole genome shotgun sequence, one DNA window encodes the following:
- the LOC133895642 gene encoding pectinesterase inhibitor 28-like encodes MAPTATMTTKNALVLLLLALLPISILCSRADPSAHHSHGHGPKHSPPPATAAALVRATCNSTAYYDLCVSALGADPSSATADVRGLSSIAVSAAAANASGGAATAAALANGTATAQAADATVQALLRTCAAKYGLARDALSAARDSIAQQDYDYASVHVSAAAEYPQVCKALFRRQRPGAYPAELAAREDALGKLCSVALDIIALLSNSN; translated from the coding sequence ATGGCGCCAACGGCAACCATGACCACCAAGAACGCgcttgtgctcctcctcctggcgCTCCTCCCTATCAGCATCCTCTGCTCCCGCGCCGACCCCTCCGCGCACCACAGCCACGGccacggccccaagcactcgCCACCGCCGGCCACGGCCGCCGCGCTGGTGCGCGCCACTTGCAACTCCACGGCCTACTACGACCTCTGCGTGTCCGCGCTGGGCGCCGACCCCTCCAGCGCCACGGCCGACGTGCGGGGCCTCTCCTCCATCGCCGtgtcggcggccgccgccaACGCCTCGGGCGGCGCGGCCACGGCCGCCGCGCTTGCCAACGGCACTGCCACGGCTCAGGCCGCCGACGCCACCGTGCAGGCGCTGCTCCGCACGTGCGCCGCCAAGTACGGCCTGGCCCGGGACGCGCTCTCGGCCGCCAGGGACTCCATCGCGCAGCAGGACTACGACTACGCGTCGGTGCACgtgagcgcggcggcggagtaCCCGCAAGTGTGCAAGGCGCTGTTCCGGCGGCAGAGGCCCGGGGCGTACCCGGCGGAGCTGGCGGCGAGGGAGGATGCGCTCGGGAAGCTCTGCTCCGTCGCGCTCGACATCATCGCGCTCCTCTCCAACAGCAACTAG